In Herbaspirillum seropedicae, a single window of DNA contains:
- a CDS encoding chemotaxis protein CheA, with protein MDDEMLKDFVVEALELATNVEEHLLTLERHPDDLEILNAVFRAFHTIKGGAGFVNLPAMVSACHLTENLFDALRTGKAPVTPLAIEAALQASGFVADQLNELSNGAAPDSLASMPGELKDILTQAIEGKSEAPAAAAPAAAPAPAAPASAAGAAPVASAPAAAAVDGSANVMQNGELNWPALYQALVPGAAAAAPVAGAVAEAAPVAAASAPAAAVAAAAPAADGEPKAAAPAQHNRRASDSPGGAKEESIRIDAGKLDALLEVAGESVQAANQAAVLLEKLQQFKFEGTAAALMSTLAETLGRASRYSSELQRATLSTRMQPVGRLFQKFPRLVRELAKDLGKDVDLVITGAETEVDRVVVDSLYDPLVHMLRNSLDHGIEVDRVAAGKPTKATISLNAWQAGSSVMIEVFDDGKGMDPDMLRSKALAKGLINEHQALTADEALQLVFLPGFSTKEVASSVSGRGVGMDVVKTAVEKHRGTIRIESTIGKGTKFSIRLPIELSIIPTMLVRCAGAPLALPMAVVERVVELPENFDEVGGAPVLRDQGRPLPVNSLAGVLGYEPGNERVGIVMAVPHPYILGVESVEGTADLVIKPLTAIHTAGITGTARSAEGELVLVVGLSFLLDGCRDMERTAVA; from the coding sequence ATGGATGACGAAATGCTCAAGGATTTTGTCGTTGAAGCGTTGGAGCTCGCCACCAACGTGGAAGAGCATCTGCTGACGCTGGAACGACATCCTGATGACCTTGAAATCCTCAACGCGGTCTTCCGCGCATTCCACACCATCAAGGGCGGCGCCGGGTTCGTGAACCTGCCGGCCATGGTGTCGGCCTGCCACCTGACCGAAAACCTGTTCGACGCCCTGCGGACCGGCAAAGCGCCGGTCACGCCGCTGGCGATCGAAGCGGCGCTGCAAGCCAGTGGCTTCGTGGCCGACCAGTTGAACGAATTGTCCAACGGCGCGGCCCCCGACAGCCTGGCGTCGATGCCGGGCGAGCTCAAGGACATCCTCACGCAAGCCATCGAGGGCAAGAGCGAGGCGCCGGCCGCGGCTGCGCCTGCTGCGGCCCCCGCGCCGGCGGCCCCCGCGTCGGCGGCCGGCGCAGCCCCGGTTGCCAGCGCACCCGCAGCGGCCGCCGTGGACGGCAGCGCCAATGTGATGCAAAACGGCGAGCTGAACTGGCCTGCGCTGTACCAGGCGCTGGTGCCAGGTGCGGCTGCAGCTGCACCGGTTGCTGGCGCTGTGGCTGAAGCCGCCCCCGTGGCGGCCGCATCGGCCCCGGCGGCAGCTGTCGCGGCCGCTGCACCGGCTGCCGACGGCGAACCCAAGGCGGCAGCACCGGCCCAGCACAACCGCCGCGCCAGCGATTCGCCTGGCGGCGCCAAGGAAGAAAGCATCCGTATCGATGCAGGCAAGCTCGACGCCCTGCTGGAAGTGGCCGGCGAATCGGTGCAGGCCGCCAACCAGGCCGCCGTGCTGCTGGAAAAACTGCAACAGTTCAAGTTCGAAGGCACCGCTGCGGCGCTGATGTCGACCCTGGCTGAAACCCTGGGACGCGCCTCGCGCTATTCCAGCGAATTGCAGCGCGCCACGCTGTCCACGCGCATGCAGCCGGTCGGCCGCCTGTTCCAGAAATTCCCCCGACTGGTGCGCGAACTGGCCAAGGACCTGGGCAAGGACGTCGACCTGGTCATCACCGGCGCCGAAACCGAAGTGGACCGGGTGGTGGTGGACAGCCTCTACGACCCGCTGGTGCACATGCTGCGCAACTCGCTGGACCACGGCATTGAAGTGGACCGCGTCGCCGCCGGCAAGCCGACCAAGGCCACCATCTCGCTCAACGCCTGGCAGGCGGGTAGCAGTGTCATGATCGAAGTCTTCGACGACGGCAAGGGCATGGACCCGGACATGCTGCGCAGCAAGGCGCTGGCCAAGGGCCTGATCAACGAACACCAGGCGCTGACCGCTGACGAGGCGTTGCAACTGGTGTTCCTGCCGGGCTTCTCGACCAAGGAAGTGGCCTCCAGCGTTTCCGGACGCGGCGTGGGCATGGACGTGGTCAAGACCGCAGTGGAAAAGCATCGCGGCACCATCCGCATCGAATCCACCATTGGCAAGGGCACCAAGTTCTCGATCCGCCTGCCCATCGAACTGTCGATCATCCCGACCATGCTGGTGCGTTGCGCCGGCGCGCCGCTGGCCCTGCCGATGGCGGTGGTCGAACGCGTGGTCGAGCTGCCGGAAAACTTCGACGAAGTGGGTGGTGCGCCGGTGCTGCGCGACCAGGGCCGTCCGCTGCCGGTCAATTCGCTGGCCGGCGTGCTGGGTTACGAGCCGGGCAATGAGCGCGTGGGCATCGTCATGGCGGTCCCCCACCCCTACATCCTGGGCGTGGAATCGGTGGAAGGCACGGCCGATCTGGTGATCAAGCCGCTGACCGCCATCCATACCGCCGGCATCACCGGTACGGCCCGTTCGGCCGAGGGTGAGCTGGTGCTGGTGGTGGGCTTGTCCTTCCTGCTCGATGGCTGTCGCGACATGGAGCGTACGGC